In one Echinicola marina genomic region, the following are encoded:
- a CDS encoding efflux RND transporter permease subunit gives MLNKILSISLQNRLMVLLAAVVLSIAGLYIARNMNVDVFPDLTAPTVTILTEAHGMESEEVEKLVTYQLETAMNGSPNVRRIRSSSAAGISIVWVEFEWGTDIYRARQIVSERIPMVRENLPSGVGTPTMAPISSIMGEVMLLGVSSDSLSPMELRTLSDWTIRPRIKSIGGIANVIVIGGDYKQYQVLPNPEKLKYYDISLGELLEKVKESNVNAPGGFLNEYGNQYIIKGSGRAYSVEQLEEAVLKNVNGQTLKIKDVATVKIGAADKIGDGSLNASPAVILTISKQPDVNTLELTGRLDEAIVDLENTLPKGVEIKSHIFRQSNFIEASIDNLNQTLLEGAFFVVTVLFIFLMNWRTTVISLIAIPISLLVSIIVLKILGYTINTMSLGGMAIAIGALVDDAIIDVENVFKRLRENIKRPIEERLPVLTVVKNASVEIRSSIIIATLIIIVSFVPLFFLSGMEGRLLQPLGIAFITSVLTSLIVAVTVTPVLCSYLLKSEKVLSKQAEGTKVERWLQARYSGALVRALKFPKVVIGLTLGAFIFSLILFTQLGRSFLPEFNEGSLVISAVGVPGMSLEESNKNGQLIEKLLLEMPEVEVVTRRTGRAELDEHAQGVNAAEIDVPFTLEDKSKEEFFEEVRTKLSVVPGVNITLGQPIAHRIDHMLSGTRANIAIKIFGDDLQRLFELGKNVETNIKSIEGIADVAVDQQIEVPQIRITPKRQMLAAYGMTVGDLMEQVDIAFAGEKAGEIYEGQQYFDLIVRFQKASRNSMEMIQNALVTLPNGGETTLDQLAEVSSVSSPNTISREDVRRKIVVAANVQGRDLRGVVSEIQQIVGENIVLPDGYRVEYGGQFESEAKASQLLLITAVIAILIIFLLLYSEFQDVKLSFIVLINLPLALIGGILIVYFTSGIISIAATIGFISLFGIATRNGILLVSRYEDLKKEGLKGMELLKTGALDRLNPILMTAFTTGLALIPLALKAGEPGNEIQSPMAVVILGGLLSATLLNLIVIPCVYMLANRKK, from the coding sequence ATGCTGAACAAGATATTATCGATTTCACTACAAAACCGGTTAATGGTGCTTTTGGCTGCTGTAGTATTAAGCATTGCAGGATTATACATCGCCCGTAATATGAACGTGGACGTATTTCCGGACTTGACGGCCCCAACAGTAACTATACTAACGGAAGCCCATGGTATGGAATCCGAAGAGGTTGAAAAACTAGTAACCTACCAGTTGGAGACTGCCATGAACGGCTCGCCAAATGTACGGCGAATACGTTCTTCCTCAGCTGCAGGAATATCCATAGTGTGGGTAGAGTTTGAGTGGGGAACGGACATTTACCGTGCAAGGCAGATCGTTAGCGAACGGATCCCAATGGTCAGGGAAAACCTACCATCGGGCGTAGGGACACCTACTATGGCTCCCATTTCATCTATTATGGGTGAAGTGATGCTTTTGGGGGTAAGCTCTGATAGCCTGTCCCCAATGGAGTTAAGGACACTTTCGGATTGGACAATAAGGCCTAGAATAAAATCAATCGGAGGAATAGCCAATGTAATAGTGATCGGAGGAGATTACAAGCAATACCAAGTATTGCCCAATCCCGAAAAGCTCAAATACTATGACATAAGCCTTGGGGAGCTTTTGGAAAAAGTCAAGGAAAGCAATGTCAATGCTCCCGGTGGATTTCTCAATGAATATGGCAATCAATATATTATAAAAGGTAGTGGAAGGGCCTATTCCGTGGAGCAGTTGGAAGAAGCTGTTTTAAAGAATGTCAATGGCCAGACATTAAAAATCAAGGATGTGGCAACGGTAAAGATCGGAGCGGCAGACAAAATTGGTGATGGCTCTTTGAATGCTTCACCTGCTGTCATCCTTACCATCTCCAAACAGCCGGATGTAAACACCCTTGAACTGACGGGGAGGCTGGATGAGGCCATTGTTGATCTTGAAAACACCTTACCAAAGGGAGTGGAAATAAAAAGCCATATTTTCCGACAATCGAACTTTATTGAGGCTTCCATTGATAACCTTAACCAAACACTATTGGAAGGGGCATTCTTTGTTGTGACCGTATTGTTCATATTCCTGATGAATTGGCGTACTACGGTTATTTCATTGATTGCCATACCAATTTCCCTATTGGTTTCCATCATTGTGTTGAAAATATTGGGATACACCATTAACACCATGAGCCTTGGGGGGATGGCCATTGCCATTGGAGCTTTAGTGGATGATGCGATCATTGATGTGGAGAATGTGTTCAAGCGCTTACGGGAAAACATAAAAAGGCCAATTGAAGAGCGGCTACCTGTTTTGACGGTGGTTAAAAATGCTTCCGTAGAGATAAGGAGTTCAATAATAATTGCCACCCTTATCATCATTGTATCCTTTGTACCCTTGTTCTTCTTAAGTGGTATGGAGGGAAGGTTGTTACAACCACTTGGAATAGCATTTATTACTTCTGTACTGACTTCCCTTATTGTCGCTGTTACGGTGACGCCTGTACTTTGTTCGTATTTACTGAAAAGCGAAAAAGTACTCTCCAAACAAGCTGAAGGTACTAAAGTTGAGCGATGGCTTCAGGCTCGTTATTCCGGTGCATTGGTGAGAGCGCTGAAGTTCCCCAAGGTAGTTATAGGACTGACCCTTGGAGCCTTTATCTTTAGCTTGATATTGTTTACCCAATTGGGGCGGAGCTTTCTTCCTGAATTCAATGAGGGCTCACTTGTAATCAGTGCGGTTGGAGTTCCTGGAATGTCATTGGAAGAAAGTAATAAGAACGGGCAATTGATTGAAAAACTGCTTTTGGAAATGCCTGAAGTGGAAGTGGTGACCCGAAGGACTGGACGTGCCGAATTGGACGAGCATGCACAAGGTGTAAATGCTGCTGAAATTGACGTTCCCTTCACGCTTGAGGACAAATCAAAAGAAGAGTTCTTTGAAGAAGTCCGGACAAAGTTGAGTGTAGTACCTGGCGTGAACATCACTTTGGGACAGCCTATCGCTCACCGTATAGACCATATGCTATCTGGCACAAGGGCCAATATTGCCATCAAGATTTTCGGTGATGATCTGCAACGCCTTTTCGAGCTGGGTAAAAACGTAGAGACCAATATCAAATCCATTGAAGGGATTGCCGACGTAGCTGTGGACCAACAGATTGAAGTCCCCCAGATCCGAATCACTCCAAAAAGACAGATGTTGGCTGCTTATGGGATGACCGTGGGAGACTTGATGGAACAGGTGGATATTGCATTTGCAGGCGAAAAGGCGGGAGAGATTTATGAGGGCCAGCAATACTTTGACCTCATTGTCCGCTTTCAAAAAGCATCAAGGAACAGCATGGAAATGATCCAGAACGCACTGGTTACTCTGCCCAACGGTGGAGAGACAACTTTGGACCAATTGGCAGAAGTCAGTTCGGTAAGCAGTCCTAATACGATTTCCAGGGAAGATGTTAGACGAAAGATAGTAGTCGCCGCAAATGTCCAAGGACGTGACTTGCGAGGTGTGGTGAGTGAGATTCAGCAGATTGTCGGTGAAAACATTGTGTTGCCTGACGGATATCGGGTGGAATACGGTGGACAGTTTGAAAGTGAGGCGAAGGCATCCCAATTATTGCTTATTACAGCGGTGATTGCCATTCTGATCATTTTCCTATTGCTCTACTCTGAGTTTCAGGATGTAAAACTTTCTTTCATCGTGCTGATCAATTTGCCCCTGGCTTTGATTGGAGGAATTTTGATAGTGTACTTCACTTCGGGAATTATCAGCATTGCCGCCACCATCGGCTTTATCAGTCTATTCGGCATCGCAACAAGAAATGGTATCCTGTTGGTTTCCCGATATGAGGACCTGAAAAAAGAGGGCTTGAAAGGAATGGAGCTGCTAAAAACGGGGGCATTGGACAGGTTAAACCCAATCCTAATGACGGCATTTACGACAGGGCTTGCCTTGATCCCTTTGGCACTGAAAGCAGGCGAACCGGGCAATGAAATACAAAGTCCAATGGCAGTAGTGATCTTAGGGGGATTGCTTTCGGCTACCTTACTCAATCTGATTGTAATTCCTTGCGTATATATGCTTGCCAATCGAAAGAAATAA
- a CDS encoding tyrosine-type recombinase/integrase, which produces MASTKFVRSGSEFEMTLYLDLRRPKEDGYFPLKIKVYTPRPKRRKYYPIGMDMTAEMYEKVFESTRPRKEAKELKVKLEQVLYNFIEVANQLETFTFEAFEKEIFRPEGDSKDIFHQFQKKIDILDKEGRVGSKIAYQTSLGALQRFMKDKKKRNPSVLYFGDVTPKWLKDFESWMIEKGNTRTSVGIYLRPLRHIFNLVKTDNYPFGKGKYVIPKGSNKKKALDKYQLKVLFKGDVENEHQRKAKDFWFFSYLCKGMNMKDILYLKWKNVKKDHIEFVREKTKDTIESQVLIRVPLVEHSKKVIKFYGGKRRRNDEYVFPIIHEEMTEMDKLKAKQNFTRLVNQHMKRYAEKIGISENVSTYTARHSFATMAIRNNASIEYVGESLGHTDIKTTKAYIKSILDDESDKEMMGKLMEFD; this is translated from the coding sequence ATGGCATCAACGAAGTTTGTAAGATCAGGAAGTGAGTTTGAAATGACACTTTACCTAGATTTAAGAAGACCCAAGGAAGACGGATATTTTCCCTTGAAGATCAAAGTCTATACACCAAGGCCCAAGCGAAGGAAATACTACCCCATAGGAATGGATATGACAGCAGAGATGTATGAAAAGGTTTTTGAAAGTACTAGGCCCAGAAAAGAAGCAAAGGAGCTAAAGGTTAAATTGGAGCAGGTCCTTTATAATTTCATTGAGGTAGCCAATCAATTGGAGACCTTTACATTTGAAGCTTTTGAAAAGGAAATATTCCGACCAGAAGGAGACAGTAAAGACATCTTTCATCAATTTCAGAAAAAGATAGATATTTTGGACAAAGAAGGTAGGGTGGGAAGTAAGATTGCCTATCAGACAAGTTTAGGAGCTCTTCAAAGATTCATGAAAGATAAAAAGAAGAGAAACCCAAGTGTTCTTTATTTTGGTGATGTTACTCCTAAATGGTTGAAGGATTTTGAGAGTTGGATGATTGAAAAAGGAAATACAAGAACCTCCGTGGGCATCTATCTAAGACCTTTAAGACACATTTTTAATTTGGTGAAAACAGATAATTACCCTTTTGGTAAAGGAAAATATGTTATCCCCAAAGGAAGTAACAAGAAGAAAGCATTGGATAAATATCAACTGAAGGTATTGTTTAAAGGAGATGTAGAAAACGAGCATCAACGGAAGGCCAAGGATTTTTGGTTCTTCTCTTACCTGTGCAAGGGTATGAACATGAAGGATATACTATATCTCAAATGGAAGAATGTAAAAAAAGATCACATTGAATTTGTGAGGGAAAAAACAAAAGATACTATAGAGTCGCAAGTGCTTATTCGTGTTCCATTAGTGGAGCACTCAAAAAAGGTTATAAAATTCTATGGTGGTAAAAGGAGGAGAAATGATGAGTATGTTTTTCCAATTATCCATGAAGAGATGACTGAAATGGATAAGCTAAAAGCAAAGCAGAACTTTACTAGATTGGTTAATCAACACATGAAAAGATATGCTGAAAAAATCGGCATTTCTGAAAATGTAAGTACTTATACAGCTAGACATAGCTTTGCCACCATGGCCATACGTAATAATGCTTCAATTGAATATGTGGGAGAATCTTTGGGGCATACAGATATCAAAACTACTAAGGCTTATATAAAAAGCATTTTGGACGATGAAAGTGATAAGGAGATGATGGGGAAATTGATGGAGTTTGATTGA
- the ric gene encoding iron-sulfur cluster repair di-iron protein, whose product MLEKKNIIGEVVADDYRTAPVFESFKIDFCCKGGRTIEEACLAKGLDPDKVISALDKVVRNSGEKQEDFKNWPLDSLADYIEKHHHRYVEERIPLLLQYLEKLCKVHGKAHPELFEIHHLFQISAGELTAHMKKEELILFPYVRKMIKLSKEKESLPAPHFKSVSNPVMMMMEEHEAEGDRFEKISKLSNNYKAPLDACNTYKVTYSLLDEFEKDLHRHIHLENNILFPKSIDFEQSVDIS is encoded by the coding sequence ATGTTGGAGAAAAAAAATATAATCGGGGAAGTCGTAGCTGATGATTATCGGACAGCGCCTGTTTTTGAGTCATTTAAAATAGACTTTTGCTGTAAAGGGGGGCGTACCATAGAGGAAGCATGCCTTGCCAAGGGCCTAGATCCTGATAAAGTAATATCCGCTTTGGATAAAGTCGTTCGAAATTCAGGTGAAAAGCAGGAAGATTTTAAAAATTGGCCATTGGATTCATTGGCTGATTATATTGAAAAGCACCATCATCGGTATGTGGAAGAGAGGATACCCCTGCTTTTACAATATCTAGAGAAACTCTGTAAAGTACATGGTAAAGCCCATCCCGAATTGTTTGAGATACATCATTTATTTCAAATTTCAGCTGGAGAGCTTACTGCACATATGAAGAAAGAAGAGTTGATTCTATTTCCTTATGTGAGGAAAATGATAAAATTGTCGAAAGAAAAAGAGTCTTTGCCGGCTCCACATTTCAAAAGCGTTAGTAATCCAGTGATGATGATGATGGAGGAGCATGAAGCTGAGGGAGATAGGTTTGAAAAAATTTCAAAACTTTCAAATAACTACAAGGCCCCATTGGATGCATGTAATACATATAAAGTAACCTACTCTTTGCTTGATGAATTTGAAAAAGATCTGCACAGGCATATTCATTTGGAGAATAATATCCTTTTTCCAAAATCCATAGATTTTGAACAATCAGTGGACATTTCATAA
- a CDS encoding RrF2 family transcriptional regulator — MFSKACEYGIRAVICIWILSKDGKKIGIKKICEETDAPENFTAKVLQSLSKLGIINSSKGPNGGFYLDNNQAEIKLIDLVNAIDGAEWFVGCGLGLKECSNENPCPIHHEFKRLRENLFKMLVNKSVKDLAKEVSDGRATLKRIIK; from the coding sequence ATGTTTTCCAAAGCATGTGAATATGGAATAAGAGCAGTTATCTGCATTTGGATTCTTAGTAAGGATGGAAAAAAAATAGGGATCAAAAAGATTTGTGAAGAAACTGATGCTCCGGAGAATTTTACTGCCAAAGTCTTGCAGTCGTTATCCAAGCTAGGAATCATTAATTCTTCAAAAGGGCCAAATGGTGGGTTTTATCTTGATAATAATCAAGCTGAGATTAAACTTATTGACTTAGTTAATGCCATTGACGGCGCAGAATGGTTTGTTGGCTGTGGCCTTGGTCTTAAAGAGTGTTCTAATGAAAATCCTTGCCCGATACATCACGAGTTTAAAAGACTACGTGAGAATTTATTTAAAATGTTGGTCAATAAGAGTGTTAAGGATCTTGCTAAGGAGGTATCGGATGGAAGGGCTACTCTAAAAAGAATAATAAAATAA
- a CDS encoding nitric-oxide reductase large subunit, with amino-acid sequence MKTERKLWIAFGLVVGISFAVLGYYGYEIYQKAPPIPDQVVDEHGNLLFSGQDIKNGQNAWQTMGGQEVGSIWGHGAYLAPDWTADWLHREAMYLLDDLARQEGFASYNDADRPLQAALQAKIQQELRENTYNQESGRITISAKRYEAFTALSSYYSKLFMGSEESELEELRNYYSIPKNAIKDTQRMAEMNAFFFWASWACVTERPNSNVTYTHNWPAEELVGNKATGDLILWTGFSVIMLLMGTGILVFYHAKNKEEEVSAPQEDPLMRQRITPSMRAVEKYFWVVNLLILIQVLMGVITAHYGVEGNLLYGFPLAEILPYAASRTWHVQLAIYWIATAWLATGLYIAPSLTGKDPKFQRAGVNFLFIALLVIVLGSLAGQWMGIMQKLGYVNNFWFGHQGYEYVGLGRFWQAFLLIGLFIWLALMVRPMVPVFQKRTQEKHLLTMFLISCAAIALFFGAGLMWGRQTNLAIAEYWRWWVVHLWVEGFFEVFATVVAAFLFTRMGLLKIKSASSAVIFATVIFLAGGILGTFHHLYFTGTPKAVMALGATFSALEVVPLVLIGFEAFHNYRLSKLTVWLRDYKWPIYCLIAVAFWNFLGAGIFGFLINPPIALYYMQGLNTTPLHGHTALFGVYGMLGIGLMLFVLRSLYRDQVWNDRLIGFSFWSINIGLLLMALLSLLPVGLMQTVASVNEGMWYARSAEFLQQPLMGTFRWLRVVGDTVFALGTLGLFGFVFGLLYHRQNSKPS; translated from the coding sequence ATGAAAACAGAAAGAAAACTTTGGATAGCCTTTGGGCTTGTAGTTGGGATTTCATTTGCTGTATTGGGCTATTACGGCTATGAAATATATCAAAAAGCACCTCCCATACCTGATCAGGTAGTAGACGAACATGGTAATCTGTTGTTTTCTGGTCAAGATATCAAAAATGGCCAAAATGCCTGGCAAACAATGGGAGGGCAAGAAGTTGGTTCTATTTGGGGGCATGGGGCCTATTTGGCACCGGACTGGACAGCAGATTGGCTCCATCGTGAAGCTATGTACCTACTGGATGACCTGGCACGTCAGGAGGGGTTTGCTAGTTACAATGACGCGGATAGGCCTTTACAGGCTGCATTGCAAGCAAAGATTCAACAAGAACTTCGTGAAAATACCTATAATCAAGAGAGTGGTCGCATTACCATTTCTGCCAAAAGGTATGAAGCGTTTACTGCACTCAGCTCCTATTATTCGAAACTGTTTATGGGAAGCGAGGAGAGTGAGCTGGAAGAACTTAGAAATTATTATTCCATTCCCAAAAATGCGATTAAGGATACCCAGCGTATGGCAGAAATGAATGCTTTTTTCTTCTGGGCAAGTTGGGCATGTGTTACAGAAAGGCCAAACAGTAATGTGACATATACGCACAATTGGCCTGCAGAGGAATTGGTTGGAAATAAAGCTACTGGAGATTTGATCCTGTGGACAGGTTTTAGTGTGATCATGTTACTAATGGGAACAGGAATACTGGTATTTTATCATGCCAAGAATAAAGAAGAGGAGGTCAGTGCTCCCCAAGAGGACCCTTTAATGCGACAGCGTATCACTCCTTCAATGCGGGCAGTTGAAAAGTATTTTTGGGTGGTCAACCTGTTAATCCTCATTCAAGTCCTGATGGGGGTTATTACTGCCCATTATGGGGTAGAGGGAAATCTGTTGTATGGCTTTCCTCTTGCTGAAATTTTACCCTATGCAGCATCCAGAACCTGGCATGTTCAGTTGGCCATTTATTGGATTGCAACAGCTTGGCTAGCCACTGGCTTGTATATTGCCCCTTCATTAACAGGAAAGGACCCCAAATTCCAAAGGGCAGGTGTGAATTTCCTTTTTATTGCACTTTTAGTGATAGTTTTAGGCTCCCTGGCCGGTCAGTGGATGGGGATCATGCAAAAACTAGGCTATGTTAACAATTTCTGGTTTGGACACCAAGGATATGAATATGTGGGGCTAGGAAGGTTTTGGCAGGCCTTCTTGCTAATTGGTCTGTTTATTTGGCTGGCTTTAATGGTTCGCCCTATGGTGCCTGTATTCCAAAAAAGGACCCAGGAAAAACACCTCTTGACCATGTTTCTTATTTCATGTGCTGCTATTGCGCTTTTTTTCGGGGCGGGGTTGATGTGGGGTAGACAAACTAATCTAGCTATAGCAGAATACTGGAGGTGGTGGGTAGTTCACCTTTGGGTAGAAGGTTTCTTTGAGGTATTTGCTACTGTGGTAGCAGCCTTTCTTTTTACAAGAATGGGGCTGCTTAAAATTAAATCAGCCAGTTCAGCGGTGATTTTTGCTACAGTTATTTTTCTGGCAGGTGGGATATTGGGTACTTTTCACCACCTGTACTTTACAGGTACGCCTAAGGCCGTTATGGCTTTGGGGGCTACCTTCAGTGCTCTTGAGGTAGTTCCTTTGGTACTTATTGGATTTGAGGCTTTTCATAACTATCGTCTGAGCAAACTGACCGTTTGGCTTAGAGATTATAAGTGGCCAATTTATTGCCTAATTGCTGTGGCATTCTGGAATTTTCTTGGCGCAGGGATTTTTGGATTCCTGATCAATCCCCCTATTGCCCTTTACTATATGCAAGGCTTAAATACCACACCGCTTCATGGCCATACGGCCTTATTTGGAGTATATGGCATGCTAGGAATTGGCCTAATGCTATTTGTGTTACGTAGTCTATACCGCGATCAGGTGTGGAATGACCGTCTGATAGGTTTTTCATTTTGGTCTATCAATATAGGTTTGTTACTGATGGCGTTATTGAGTCTTTTACCGGTTGGTCTGATGCAAACTGTGGCAAGTGTTAATGAAGGAATGTGGTATGCACGGTCAGCGGAATTTCTGCAACAACCTCTAATGGGGACTTTTCGCTGGTTAAGGGTGGTTGGAGATACTGTTTTTGCATTGGGCACTTTAGGGCTTTTCGGCTTTGTGTTTGGATTACTTTACCATAGACAAAATAGTAAGCCATCATGA
- a CDS encoding ABC transporter permease subunit: MYKLTKFILTDLLQNWIIHLFALFFLFVIMGIFSLEGQEDKALVSVLSLVLLVVPMLVMIFSTIYYYNMSDFVSLMLAQPVQRGQVLGSLLIGLGLVFSLVVAIGLGYALWWLHWSSAAWSLLLVALALVWVFVSMAIFAGVVAKDKARGMGLSLLIWAYFILVFDGVVLLLMYNFSDYPIEKVVLMITFLNPVDLGRVLVLMRTEAAALMGYSGAVFKHFFESTWSTIVALMALLVWVILPLLLSLRLFRHKNL, encoded by the coding sequence ATGTATAAACTGACGAAATTTATTCTGACAGACCTCCTCCAAAATTGGATAATTCATCTTTTTGCCCTGTTTTTCTTATTTGTGATAATGGGGATATTTAGTTTGGAAGGGCAGGAAGATAAGGCTTTGGTGAGTGTGTTGAGTCTTGTTTTGCTGGTAGTTCCTATGCTGGTGATGATTTTCTCTACCATATATTATTATAATATGTCCGACTTTGTATCTCTGATGTTGGCGCAGCCAGTTCAAAGGGGGCAGGTTTTGGGAAGCCTGTTGATCGGTTTGGGACTTGTTTTTAGTTTGGTAGTAGCCATTGGGCTAGGATATGCTTTGTGGTGGTTGCATTGGAGTTCTGCAGCTTGGAGCCTGCTATTGGTTGCATTGGCTTTGGTTTGGGTTTTTGTGTCAATGGCAATATTTGCTGGCGTTGTTGCTAAAGATAAAGCTAGAGGTATGGGCTTGTCTTTATTGATTTGGGCTTACTTTATTCTGGTATTTGATGGGGTGGTTTTGCTATTGATGTATAATTTTAGTGATTACCCAATAGAAAAGGTTGTCTTGATGATAACTTTTTTGAATCCTGTGGATTTGGGGAGGGTTTTGGTGTTGATGCGTACAGAAGCAGCGGCGCTAATGGGATATAGTGGAGCGGTTTTTAAACACTTTTTTGAGTCTACTTGGAGTACAATAGTGGCCCTTATGGCTTTGTTGGTGTGGGTGATTTTGCCATTATTACTATCACTAAGGTTGTTTCGTCATAAAAACCTTTAA
- a CDS encoding ABC transporter ATP-binding protein, protein MISIEGLTKKYGKLSVLDHIDIKFEKGQCLALIGPNGSGKTTLIKILLGLVIPNSGRVLINGKNIHGQYRYREQIGYMPQINQFPEHMRVDQLFALVKSVRSGVKGYDEELYHDFGLEEMGKKRLGALSGGMRQKVSAALCFLFRPEILIMDEPTAGLDPLSNEILISKLKSSRREGKLILISSHILNDLDEITSDVLYLMDGRVRFYKSIEELKATTSEQRLNRIMACLLNPKEAYV, encoded by the coding sequence ATGATTAGTATTGAAGGCCTGACGAAAAAATATGGTAAGCTATCGGTACTTGACCATATTGATATAAAATTTGAAAAGGGACAATGTCTAGCACTTATCGGCCCAAATGGATCAGGGAAAACGACATTGATAAAGATACTCCTGGGTTTGGTCATCCCCAATTCAGGAAGGGTACTGATCAATGGGAAAAATATTCATGGTCAATATAGGTACCGGGAGCAAATAGGATATATGCCACAGATAAACCAGTTTCCCGAACATATGCGGGTTGACCAATTGTTTGCTCTTGTAAAGTCTGTCAGGAGTGGAGTAAAGGGTTACGATGAAGAACTTTATCACGATTTTGGATTGGAGGAGATGGGCAAAAAGCGTTTGGGAGCACTTTCTGGAGGAATGCGTCAAAAGGTCAGTGCTGCACTGTGCTTCCTTTTCCGTCCCGAAATTTTGATTATGGATGAACCTACGGCGGGCTTAGATCCTTTGTCCAATGAAATTCTTATTTCAAAGCTTAAATCCAGCAGAAGAGAGGGAAAACTGATTTTGATATCTTCTCACATATTAAATGACTTGGATGAAATAACTTCTGATGTTTTGTATCTAATGGATGGAAGGGTCAGGTTTTATAAAAGTATAGAAGAGTTAAAAGCTACAACCAGCGAGCAGCGATTGAATCGAATAATGGCCTGTTTGCTAAACCCAAAAGAAGCTTATGTATAA
- the nosD gene encoding nitrous oxide reductase family maturation protein NosD produces the protein MKSIVLLMMVLALFLAYEVEATVWHIRPGDGSRPIKEALENSQAHDTLFVHSGIYEEYGLQVTKPLSIIGQGNAVIDGGFKGEIIKVFSNNVQIKGLVFKNVGEDFLEDRAAIRLVEVSQVVIEGNELINTFFGIYLQNAQECKIRNNKISGMADQEAYAGNAIHLWKCRKIAIENNIVSGHRDGIYLEFVDQSRIYGNISEDNLRYGLHFMFSNYDTYENNIFQRNGAGVAVMFSKHIRMVSNVFRNNWGGASYGILLKEISDGLIHRNDFQHNTVGVYAEGANRLNIRFNEFSHNGKAMDIKGNCVDNNIHQNNFIGNTFEVLTNSKSSLNHFEGNYWSQYHGYDLDKDGIGDVPYRPVNLFAIITHRIPSASMLLHSLIVKSLELAEKLFPQIIPEQLQDEKPMMKPISYD, from the coding sequence ATGAAAAGCATTGTTCTATTGATGATGGTTCTTGCCCTGTTTTTGGCCTATGAGGTTGAAGCTACTGTTTGGCATATTCGACCTGGTGATGGAAGTAGGCCTATCAAAGAAGCTTTGGAGAACTCTCAAGCCCATGATACTCTGTTTGTCCATTCAGGGATCTATGAAGAGTATGGCCTGCAGGTGACCAAACCTCTTTCGATAATTGGCCAGGGCAATGCAGTGATTGATGGGGGATTCAAAGGAGAGATTATAAAGGTTTTTTCAAATAATGTGCAGATAAAAGGATTGGTTTTCAAGAATGTAGGAGAAGATTTTCTTGAAGATAGAGCCGCTATTCGCCTTGTAGAGGTAAGTCAGGTGGTCATAGAGGGAAATGAATTGATAAACACCTTTTTCGGGATTTACCTGCAAAATGCACAGGAATGCAAGATCCGTAACAATAAAATAAGCGGTATGGCAGACCAAGAAGCTTATGCGGGCAATGCCATTCACCTTTGGAAATGTAGAAAGATCGCTATTGAAAATAATATAGTAAGTGGACATAGAGATGGAATATATCTCGAGTTTGTCGACCAAAGCAGGATTTATGGGAATATCAGTGAGGATAATCTGCGTTATGGTTTGCATTTCATGTTTTCTAACTACGATACCTATGAGAATAATATCTTTCAACGGAACGGTGCAGGTGTAGCAGTGATGTTTAGTAAACACATTAGAATGGTCAGCAATGTTTTTCGCAATAATTGGGGAGGGGCATCTTATGGTATTTTACTAAAGGAAATTTCTGACGGACTGATTCATAGGAATGATTTTCAACATAATACAGTTGGAGTTTATGCAGAGGGTGCTAATAGGTTAAATATCAGGTTCAATGAATTTTCGCATAATGGGAAAGCAATGGATATTAAAGGCAATTGCGTGGATAATAATATTCATCAAAACAATTTCATTGGAAATACTTTTGAGGTTCTAACTAACTCCAAGTCCAGTCTAAATCATTTTGAAGGAAATTATTGGTCCCAGTACCATGGCTATGATTTGGATAAAGATGGAATAGGGGATGTGCCCTATCGTCCCGTAAACCTATTTGCAATTATTACCCACCGGATTCCATCTGCATCGATGTTGTTACATAGTTTGATTGTAAAAAGCCTGGAATTGGCAGAAAAACTGTTCCCGCAAATTATACCGGAACAACTACAGGATGAAAAACCAATGATGAAACCAATAAGTTATGATTAG